The genomic window TCCTTCGATTCGACGCGGACAAGAACGGAGTGCTGGACGTGTGGGAGTTCAAGGAGGTCCTCAAGTCGACCGCGCTCAACTTCAGCAAGGAGGAGATACGGGAGATCATGGCGGagtccgacgcggacggtAACGGAATCATCGACTATAAGGAGTTCCTGCCCATGTTCGTCGAGCTGGTCACGTCGCTCAAGTCGGCGCAAGAGATCAAGCACCTCAGGGAcgaggagcgggaggagaCCAGGGAAGAGGTCGAGACCCTGTTCATCAAGGGCATGACTCAGGAAGAGTTGGAGCGGAAGATGCAACGTCTGTTCGCGatgttcgacgaggacggcaaCGGAACGCTGGACCCCGAGGAGTTCCAGCGCGCGCTCAACTCGGCGGACCTCGGCCTGAGCCGGAAGGAGATCAACAtgctgctcggcgaggcggacgtcAACCACGACGGGTGCATCGAGTACGAGGAGTTCGTTCCCGTGGCGTTCAGGGTGCTCGTGGACAGGGCGAGAAATAAGCAACTGGAGAACGAGGCGCTGGCTTCGGAGGACGGTATCACCGTCCTCCTCATCGACGCCTTCTCCAAGGTGGACCCCGACGGCTCTGGCGTTTTACACGTGCAGGACGTCAAGAAGTGCCTCAAGCGACTCGCCGAGCGGGAGGAGATCCAGCTGTCACGGTCGCAGATCGTCTCCATCATCGCGGACTGCGATGTAAACCCggacgacggcaccgtgCACTACCTCCgcttcgcgcccgtcgcgtccggcgtGATCCACGGCATGATTGACTTCTCGGCGCAGAAGCTGCGGGCAGAGGCTGTCGCGAGTTTAGCGTCCGAGGATACCAACGTCGGTCTGATGCGGGGCATGTCtaacgaggaggtggagcgcATCATGTTGCGCGCGTTTCAGGCTGCGGATGTCGATCACAACGGGGGGCTTGACAGGGAGGAGATGCTGGTGGTCCTCAAGTCggtgggcgccgaggagctcggcttGGAGCTGCACCAGATCACGGCGCTGATGGTatccgccgacgaggacggcgacggcctggTGGACTACCGGGAGCTGGCGCGCTTCATCTATGACACCCTGCACCagctggcgagggaggacATGGTCAGGGACAGGGCGTTCAGGCACGCCGCTGGCGCGATCAAGAGCAGGGAGGAGATCTtggacgtcgtggacgacTCCATCGTGATCAGCGAGCTCTCCGGCGGGGTCGCACAGGCGCCGGGGgagtcgaggacgccgcagTGGCAGGGTCCCGACGGCGTATACGCGGTGGGGGGCAGGGACGGAATCTCGGCGAGACGGAGGCAGACCGACGA from Micromonas commoda chromosome 11, complete sequence includes these protein-coding regions:
- a CDS encoding ChlRe radial spoke protein 7-like protein (contains EF hands, the EF-hands can be divided into two classes: signaling proteins and buffering/transport proteins) produces the protein MTVDPVLADPIPVDHFLAEGRRKLAEKYLDTKMVAFRFEGEMDPDPIQAPLTSHHPMRDVVSAMEQEVYAFRPELIFPFMRDALARFPARLPPEAAYQGPLNDDEYDEKVQTCVARLVECVTLERPEEPFEWLDAWLEEEARLEEEEAERSAPTLEQSVEELDMASMTTDQLASFAMDVFLRFDADKNGVLDVWEFKEVLKSTALNFSKEEIREIMAESDADGNGIIDYKEFLPMFVELVTSLKSAQEIKHLRDEEREETREEVETLFIKGMTQEELERKMQRLFAMFDEDGNGTLDPEEFQRALNSADLGLSRKEINMLLGEADVNHDGCIEYEEFVPVAFRVLVDRARNKQLENEALASEDGITVLLIDAFSKVDPDGSGVLHVQDVKKCLKRLAEREEIQLSRSQIVSIIADCDVNPDDGTVHYLRFAPVASGVIHGMIDFSAQKLRAEAVASLASEDTNVGLMRGMSNEEVERIMLRAFQAADVDHNGGLDREEMLVVLKSVGAEELGLELHQITALMVSADEDGDGLVDYRELARFIYDTLHQLAREDMVRDRAFRHAAGAIKSREEILDVVDDSIVISELSGGVAQAPGESRTPQWQGPDGVYAVGGRDGISARRRQTDDRHMVDRTHS